GGGAACTCCAGAGGCTCCTCAATGCGGCTTTTCAGCCCAGGCCATTAACATGCTTAAAGAAGCCGGCGCCAAGTCAGTGGTCGGCGTTGATGTCTTGGCTGACCCCAGCATCCGTCAGGGCGTCAAAGACTTCACCCAATGGCCCACCCTCCCCCAAATTTTCATCAATGGGGAATTTATCGGCGGCTGCGATATTGTCACTGAAATGTTCGAACGGGGTGAACTGCAGGAAAAATTGAAAGGGTGATTCGTAGGGACGCCGCTTGCCGCGCCCCTTATTAGGATTGTCCCT
This window of the Deltaproteobacteria bacterium GWA2_45_12 genome carries:
- a CDS encoding monothiol glutaredoxin, Grx4 family, with amino-acid sequence MSTMQQQIKDTVSKNKVVIFMKGTPEAPQCGFSAQAINMLKEAGAKSVVGVDVLADPSIRQGVKDFTQWPTLPQIFINGEFIGGCDIVTEMFERGELQEKLKG